From Salvelinus namaycush isolate Seneca chromosome 2, SaNama_1.0, whole genome shotgun sequence, one genomic window encodes:
- the LOC120022151 gene encoding E3 ubiquitin-protein ligase RNF182-like: MNQKFEKLDLQTDQRCQPLVYTVEELECKICYNRYDTRTRKPKVLGCLHRVCAKCLKKIVENSSPSIVSCPFCRHETHVPYEEIWLLQDDSNILAILTYQDRARKSGGSITPGGEVLLTPSSLSGSGGGGDGCGGDSGGDCVTTGEQSHSSSDCLVITIMEVPGESQSSDSMSMLNMVRLYRPASLASQPCNMPLQKCGAWTSRNFPSFLIGVLCLVFFSSLPLGIYLLMIQQLTLGVILVSLVPSTLVLCVFYGFCQCLCHEIMQSIAT, translated from the coding sequence ATGAACCAGAAGTTTGAGAAGTTGGACTTGCAGACGGACCAGCGCTGCCAGCCTCTGGTCTACACCGTGGAGGAGCTGGAGTGCAAGATTTGCTATAACCGCTACGACACGCGCACCCGCAAGCCCAAGGTGCTGGGCTGCCTCCACCGCGTCTGCGCCAAATGCCTGAAGAAGATTGTGGAGAACTCGTCCCCCAGCATCGTCAGCTGCCCCTTCTGCCGCCACGAGACGCACGTGCCCTACGAGGAGATCTGGCTGCTGCAGGACGACAGCAACATCCTGGCCATCCTCACCTATCAGGACCGGGCCAGGAAGAGTGGTGGTTCCATCACCCCTGGCGGGGAGGTACTGCTCACCCCAAGCAGCCTGAGCGGGAGCGGAGGTGGAGGGGACGGCTGTGGTGGTGATTCTGGGGGTGACTGCGTCACAACCGGCGAGCAGTCGCATAGCTCCTCCGACTGCCTGGTCATCACCATCATGGAGGTGCCGGGCGAATCGCAGTCATCGGACTCCATGAGCATGCTCAATATGGTGCGCCTGTACCGGCCCGCAAGCCTGGCCTCGCAGCCCTGCAACATGCCCTTGCAGAAGTGCGGGGCTTGGACCTCGCGCAACTTTCCCAGCTTCCTAATCGGTGTCCTGTGTCTGGTCTTCTTCTCATCGCTGCCGCTGGGCATCTACCTGCTGATGATCCAGCAGCTCACCCTGGGCGTCATCCTGGTCAGCCTGGTGCCCTCCACCCTagttctgtgtgtgttctatggctTCTGTCAATGCCTTTGCCATGAGATCATGCAGTCAATAGCTACATAG